The following are encoded in a window of Lates calcarifer isolate ASB-BC8 linkage group LG20, TLL_Latcal_v3, whole genome shotgun sequence genomic DNA:
- the angptl5 gene encoding angiopoietin-related protein 5, translating into MMWTTTVLLLLLPHLLSSTDTGNSTKFNQSEILGEDFSDTPVKGQKPLGGVKGRDTCSIPCDITVKLLRDEKHSVCGQLQQSLLAFGRSTRKLMRDVMEEQQRALDILSSQVTELMIKVQALSSEVQRSNTEMYSVKPVQSHGRDCSDIKDSLVSVVPKIPSGIYIVHPENTDSSFEVFCEMDYMGGGWTVMQRRIDGLTDFKRSWADYADGFGNLAGEHWLGLKKVFHIVSQKDTRFQLHIALVSHDDITSYASYDDFHLDSETQFFSIHLGRYAGSAGDAFRGYEQEQNQDTAPFSTSDVDNDGCNPSCSICNRKVESCSTQYNHTGWWFNQCGLANLNGSPEDLEQNYGQRTHILWDTWRQNGVPHTIKSVTMKIRRIATNN; encoded by the exons ATGATGTGGACAACAACtgtcctcctgctgcttctgccTCATCTGCTCTCCTCCACA GATACAGGAAACAGCACCAAGTTTAACCAATCAGAAATACTTGGTGAGGACTTCTCTGACACTCCTGTCAAAGGCCAGAAACCTCTCGGAGGGGTCAAAGGTCGGGACACATGTTCCATCCCGTGTGACATCACTGTCAAGCTGCTACGAGATGAGAAACattcagtttgtg gccaGTTACAGCAGTCTCTGTTGGCGTTTGGACGCAGCACCCGGAAGCTGATGAGGGATGtgatggaggagcagcagagagccCTGGACATCCTCAGCAGTCAG GTCACAGAGCTGATGATTAAAGTGCAGGCGCTCAGCTCCGAGGTTCAGAGAAGCAACACCGAGATGTACTCTGTGAAACCTGTGCAGTCCCATG GACGAGACTGCAGCGACATAAAGGACAGCCTTGTGTCAGTTGTCCCCAAGATCCCCAGCGGTATTTACATCGTCCACCCTGAGAATACTGACTCTTCATTTGAG GTTTTCTGTGAGATGGACTACATGGGAGGTGGATGGACGGTGATGCAGAGGAGGATTGATGGATTGACTGACTTCAAACGATCCTGGGCTGACTATGCTGATGGATTTGGAAACCTTGCAG gaGAGCACTGGTTGGGCCTGAAGAAGGTATTTCACATAGTGAGCCAGAAAGATACTCGCTTCCAACTTCATATTGCTCTGGTCTCCCATGATGACATCACCTCTTATGCATCATATGATGATTTCCACCTGGACAGTGAAACCCAGTTCTTCAGTATACACCTGGGTCGATATGCAGGCAGTGCAG GTGATGCATTTCGCGGCTATGAGCAGGAGCAGAACCAGGACACGGCTCCGTTCAGCACCTCAGATGTAGACAATGATGGCTGCAATCCCTCCTGCTCCATCTGCAACCGCAAGGTGGAGAGCTGCAGCACTCAGTACAACCACACGGGATGGTGGTTCAACCAGTGCGGCCTGGCAAACCTCAACGGCTCCCCTGAAGACCTAGAGCAGAACTATGGACAGAGGACACACATCCTGTGGGACACCTGGAGACAGAATGGGGTCCCTCACACCATCAAATCTGTCACGATGAAGATCAGGAGGATTGCAACCAATAACtga
- the LOC108893390 gene encoding transcriptional coactivator YAP1 isoform X1, which yields MDTHRGGAPPAGQQVVHVRGDSQTELEALFSAVMNPSKATRQPASLPMRMRKLPDSFFRQPDPRGHSRQASSDGGVCGSLTPHHVRAHSSPASLPVNSLSTQAADVAATPIIPDDVPLPHGWEMAKTPTGQRYFLNHLDKTTTWHDPRLSQLQSAAAQHPIPGAPVHSHSLSNPAPTTQPQNISPETGPLPEGWEQAVTADGEVYYIDHINKTTTWVDPRLAQKMNPGILGLAMQQRQEKERLRCKQGLPQQITPQEAGGRNQMDHDRNAQTLVPSLDVRIRASNHEPTLNGAHSRNESTDSGLSVSSLPRTSDHMLSSVDHMDTGDSGEPSSMTLQESMPVLPMSENEELMPCIPEGLSSDLLMDMETVLSGSHMDRDSLLTWL from the exons ATGGACACGCACCGCGGCGGCGCGCCTCCGGCCGGGCAGCAGGTCGTGCACGTCCGCGGGGACTCGCAGACGGAGCTGGAGGCCCTCTTCAGCGCCGTGATGAACCCCAGCAAGGCGACCAGACAGCCGGCCTCCCTGCCCATGAGGATGAGGAAACTGCCGGACTCCTTCTTCAGGCAGCCGGATCCCCGGGGCCACTCCAGACAA GCCAGTTCGGATGGAGGTGTGTGCGGTTCCCTCACTCCTCATCACGTCCGCGCCCACTCCTCCCCTGCTTCCCTCCCAGTCAACTCCCTCTCCACTCAAGCGGCAGATGTAGCAGCGACGCCAATCATACCTGACGACGTGCCACTCCCCCACGGTTGGGAAATGGCCAAAACGCCTACTGGCCAACGATACTTCCTCAA tcaCCTGGATAAGACAACCACTTGGCACGACCCTCGTCTCTCGCAGCTTCAGTCGGCTGCGGCTCAGCATCCTATCCCCGGCGCTCCGGTCCATTCCCACTCCCTCAGCAATCCAGCTCCCACTACGCAACCACAAAACATCAGTCCAGAGACAG GTCCACTGCCTGAAGGCTGGGAGCAGGCTGTGACTGCAGATGGAGAGGTGTACTACATCGATCACATAAATAAGACCACCACATGGGTCGACCCGCGTCTAG CACAAAAGATGAACCCTGGCATCCTCGGCTTGGCAATGCAGCAAAGGCAGGAAAAGGAAAGGCTTAGATGCAAACAAGGCCTGCCTCAGCAAATCACaccacag gAGGCAGGAGGAAGAAATCAGATGGACCATGACAGGAATGCACAGACACTTGTCCCATCTCTGGATGTTAGGATCAGAGCATCAAACCATGAACCTACACTTAATGG CGCTCACTCTCGCAACGAGAGCACCGACAGCGGTCTGAGCGTCAGCAGCTTACCCCGCACGTCGGACCACATGTTGAGCTCTGTGGATCACATGGATACTG GCGACTCCGGTGAACCCTCCTCGATGACCTTACAGGAGTCGATGCCCGTGCTCCCAATGTCTGAGAACGAGGAGCTAATGCCCTGCATCCCCGAGGGGCTGAGTTCAGACCTTCTGATGGACATGGAGACCGTTCTCTCTGGTTCGCATATGGACAGGGACAGCCTGCTCACCTGGCTATAG
- the LOC108893390 gene encoding transcriptional coactivator YAP1 isoform X2 gives MDTHRGGAPPAGQQVVHVRGDSQTELEALFSAVMNPSKATRQPASLPMRMRKLPDSFFRQPDPRGHSRQASSDGGVCGSLTPHHVRAHSSPASLPVNSLSTQAADVAATPIIPDDVPLPHGWEMAKTPTGQRYFLNHLDKTTTWHDPRLSQLQSAAAQHPIPGAPVHSHSLSNPAPTTQPQNISPETAQKMNPGILGLAMQQRQEKERLRCKQGLPQQITPQEAGGRNQMDHDRNAQTLVPSLDVRIRASNHEPTLNGAHSRNESTDSGLSVSSLPRTSDHMLSSVDHMDTGDSGEPSSMTLQESMPVLPMSENEELMPCIPEGLSSDLLMDMETVLSGSHMDRDSLLTWL, from the exons ATGGACACGCACCGCGGCGGCGCGCCTCCGGCCGGGCAGCAGGTCGTGCACGTCCGCGGGGACTCGCAGACGGAGCTGGAGGCCCTCTTCAGCGCCGTGATGAACCCCAGCAAGGCGACCAGACAGCCGGCCTCCCTGCCCATGAGGATGAGGAAACTGCCGGACTCCTTCTTCAGGCAGCCGGATCCCCGGGGCCACTCCAGACAA GCCAGTTCGGATGGAGGTGTGTGCGGTTCCCTCACTCCTCATCACGTCCGCGCCCACTCCTCCCCTGCTTCCCTCCCAGTCAACTCCCTCTCCACTCAAGCGGCAGATGTAGCAGCGACGCCAATCATACCTGACGACGTGCCACTCCCCCACGGTTGGGAAATGGCCAAAACGCCTACTGGCCAACGATACTTCCTCAA tcaCCTGGATAAGACAACCACTTGGCACGACCCTCGTCTCTCGCAGCTTCAGTCGGCTGCGGCTCAGCATCCTATCCCCGGCGCTCCGGTCCATTCCCACTCCCTCAGCAATCCAGCTCCCACTACGCAACCACAAAACATCAGTCCAGAGACAG CACAAAAGATGAACCCTGGCATCCTCGGCTTGGCAATGCAGCAAAGGCAGGAAAAGGAAAGGCTTAGATGCAAACAAGGCCTGCCTCAGCAAATCACaccacag gAGGCAGGAGGAAGAAATCAGATGGACCATGACAGGAATGCACAGACACTTGTCCCATCTCTGGATGTTAGGATCAGAGCATCAAACCATGAACCTACACTTAATGG CGCTCACTCTCGCAACGAGAGCACCGACAGCGGTCTGAGCGTCAGCAGCTTACCCCGCACGTCGGACCACATGTTGAGCTCTGTGGATCACATGGATACTG GCGACTCCGGTGAACCCTCCTCGATGACCTTACAGGAGTCGATGCCCGTGCTCCCAATGTCTGAGAACGAGGAGCTAATGCCCTGCATCCCCGAGGGGCTGAGTTCAGACCTTCTGATGGACATGGAGACCGTTCTCTCTGGTTCGCATATGGACAGGGACAGCCTGCTCACCTGGCTATAG
- the birc2 gene encoding baculoviral IAP repeat-containing protein 2, whose protein sequence is METLVQLKNSQFLMGLCRNGPPPDLQYDNSSELYRISTFARFPASGVTERSLARAGWFYTGVGDRVQCFRCNVTAEGWQAGDCPTERHRQLSPSCSFIQSLPSTANLLSSSHSAFSPLRIATAMTLSGPGPAAPNPTVSQDEPVGYLNMGFSAPPPSSPLSSRGVEDMSHQRPTCHNPSMRREQDRLDSFHSWTLSIITPGELAKAGFYYLGQGDRVACFSCGGQLSNWEPGDRAVSEHQRHYPNCRFVRGDRADNVSLPGAAGAASGGVPSQLSAGGPALSNVSNPAMQQSEERLLTFVNWPSRIPVRPDQLAKAGFYYVGRNDDVKCFCCDGGLRCWESGDDPWVEHAKWFPRCEYLLEEKGQDFVHQIQARFPRLFEQLLTNGDSSSREFVDPPVVHLGPGEERSEDAVMMNTPVIKSALEMGFERSLVKQTVQSKILTSGENYRTVQELVSDLLSAEDQKREEEREMLAEAMASDGFTFVKRHQAALIQRLKSVEPVLEHLREQNVLSAEEYSSLQAQTTAQQQTAKLIELVLTKGNAAAEVFRNWIQKNDVHLLRDLMAQSNEAASPSQDLSDLPMEEQLRRLQEERTCKVCMDKEVNIVFIPCGHLVVCKECAPSLRKCPICRGLVKGTVRTFLS, encoded by the exons ATGGAAACTCTCGTTCAACTCAAAAACAGCCAATTTCTGATGGGACTTTGTCGTAACGGGCCTCCACCTGACCTACAGTATGATAACTCCTCAG AGCTCTACCGCATCTCTACCTTTGCTCGTTTTCCGGCTTCGGGGGTCACAGAGCGAAGTCTGGCGAGGGCAGGTTGGTTCTACACCGGCGTGGGCGACCGCGTGCAGTGTTTCAGGTGTAATGTGACGGCAGAGGGCTGGCAGGCCGGAGACTGTCcgacagagagacacaggcagCTCTCTCCATCCTGCTCCTTCATCCAGAGCCTCCCATCTACAGCCaatctgctctcctcctctcactccgCCTTCTCCCCACTCCGCATCGCCACAGCCATGACA CTTTCTGGTCCAGGCCCAGCTGCTCCTAACCCGACAGTAAGCCAAGACGAGCCAGTTGGCTACCTGAACATGGGTTTCTCTGCTCCACCGCCTTCCAGCCCGCTGAGCTCTCGCGGCGTAGAGGACATGTCCCACCAGAGGCCAACGTGCCACAATCCCAGCATGCGCAGAGAGCAGGACCGCCTGGACTCCTTCCACTCCTGGACGCTCTCCATCATCACCCCCGGAGAGCTCGCCAAGGCGGGCTTCTACTATTTAGGCCAGGGCGACCGAGTGGCCTGCTTCAGCTGCGGAGGACAG CTGAGTAACTGGGAGCCAGGTGACAGAGCTGTATCCGAACACCAGAGGCACTATCCAAACTGTCGCTTCGTCCGCGGGGACAGGGCCGACAACGTGTCGTTGCCCGGAGCGGCGGGAGCTGCATCCGGAGGGGTACCTTCCCAACTGTCTGCAGGAGGCCCAGCCCTCAGTAACGTGTCCAACCCTGCCATGCAGCAGAGCGAAGAGAGGCTACTCACCTTTGTCAACTGGCCGTCTCGTATACCTGTCAGGCCTGACCAGCTGGCTAAAGCTGGCTTCTACTACGTTG GTCGTAACGATGATGTCAAGTGTTTCTGCTGCGATGGAGGCCTGCGATGCTGGGAGTCTGGAGATGATCCTTGGGTGGAACATGCGAAATGGTTTCCTCG GTGTGAATATTTGCTTGAGGAGAAAGGGCAAGATTTTGTTCACCAGATCCAGGCTCGTTTTCCTCGGCTGTTTGAGCAG CTTTTGACAAATGGAGACAGCAGCTCTAGAGAGTTTGTGGATCCACCTG TGGTTCACCTCGGCCCAGGGGAGGAGCGATCTGAGGATGCTGTCATGATGAACACCCCTGTGATCAAGTCCGCCTTAGAGATGGGTTTTGAGAGGAGTCTAGTCAAGCAGACGGTCCAGAGCAAGATCCTCACCAGCGGAGAGAACTACAGAACAGTCCAGGAGCTGGTTTCAGACTTGCTGAGTGCTGAGGAccaaaagagggaggaggagcgTGAGATGCTGGCAGAGGCGATGGCATCAG atGGTTTCACCTTTGTGAAGAGACACCAGGCAGCGTTGATCCAGCGTCTAAAGAGTGTCGAGCCAGTGTTGGAACATTTAAGAGAGCAAAATGTGTTAT CTGCTGAGGAGTACAGCAGTCTTCAGGCTCAGACGACGGCACAGCAGCAAACTGCCAAGCTGATTGAGCTCGTCCTCACAAAGGGCAACGCTGCCGCTGAGGTCTTCCGCAACTGGATCCAGAAAAACGATGTCCACCTGCTAAGAGATCTCATGG cCCAGTCAAACGAAGCTGCATCACCAAGCCAAGATCTTTCAG acCTTCCCATGGAGGAGCAGCTGCGGCGGCTGCAGGAGGAGCGTACCTGTAAAGTGTGTATGGATAAAGAAGTCAACATCGTCTTCATCCCATGTGGACACCTGGTGGTGTGCAAAGAATGTGCGCCGTCGCTGCGAAAGTGCCCGATCTGCAGAGGCCTGGTTAAAGGCACAGTCCGAACCTTCCTCTCATAA
- the rpl23a gene encoding 60S ribosomal protein L23a — protein sequence MGRPAQLSRCNCYVISPMHYTAGNPVHSSFLNMAPKVKKEVVPAKTEAKSKALKAKKAVLKGVHSQRKKKVRTSPTFRRPKTLRLRRQPKYPRKSAPRRNKLDHYAIIKFPLTTESAMKKIEDNNTLVFIVDVKANKHQIKHAVKKLYDIDVAKVNTLIRPDGEKKAYVRLAPDYDALDVANKIGII from the exons ATGGGTCGGCCTGCTCAACTATCGCGATGCAATTGCTACGTGATCTCGCCCATGCATTATACTGCAGGAAACCCCGTTCATTCTTCCTTTCTCAACATGGCACCGAAGGTGAAGAAGGAAG TTGTCCCTGCCAAGACTGAGGCCAAGTCAAAGGCTCTGAAGGCCAAAAAGGCTGTGCTCAAGGGCGTACACAgccagaggaagaagaaagtaAGGACTTCTCCCACCTTCCGTCGTCCCAAGACCCTCCGTCTCCGTAGGCAGCCCAAGTATCCTCGCAAGAGTGCTCCTCGCAGGAACAA gttGGATCACTATGCCATCATCAAGTTCCCCTTGACAACAGAGTCCGCCATGAAGAAGATTGAGGACAATAACACTCTTGTGTTCATTGTGGACGTCAAGGCAAACAAACACCAGATTAAACACGCTGTCAAGAAGCTGTACGACATCGACGTCGCCAAAGTCAACACACTCATCAG GCCTGATGGTGAGAAGAAGGCGTACGTTCGTCTCGCACCAGATTATGATGCGTTGGATGTTGCTAACAAG ATTGGCATCATCTAA